The sequence ACAATTTGGAATATTTGATTTtagattaaattataaattgtattctctaattttgtttaaaatctaattaggtattataaattttgatttattcattttagtCCTATAACTTTCATTAGTTTGTAATGTATTCCTTGACTATCTACTttagttggaacttggaaggaTTGTCATAAAATGTTCCAAAATGTCGtaatattgatatttttaaatattaaaaacgATATTTTTTAAGACACCTAACAACAAAATGAGAGGAAAATAGTTGGAAGAATGCGATtgaaaaaaagtaacaaaattatAGAATTGAAAAGAATATATTAGAAGTTAAGATGACTAAATTGAATATTGAATGacgtaatttgtaatttagtatTGATCTTATTATTTTGTGAATGCACTTGTAATTCATATATCATCAGCTTGTCGATGCGGTTTTatgtcaattaaatatttttttaagtttaattaaactatttaatatGATTTGTAAGcattttattaccaaaaaaaaagtaacatttaAATGTgatttgaagggaaaaaaagaaaaagaaaaagaaaggggacaAAATGGCACAGAAACGGCCATTTGCGTTCCTGAGCCCTGAGCTGAGTGTGGTCCCCATTTTTATTCAGCTTTCTATCTTCTCCATCTTCTTACTCTTCATTGTAGTAAATAGTAGCGGGGAGGGAAAGCCTACTTTGTAGAGTTCTGATAAACCACAGCTAGAGAATCCACCCTGCCCACGAACCAGGTTGTGGATTCTGTTCActtcactttcttcttctcgctcttcaaaattttcttttgttttgctaTCCTTGTCGTTTGACGTATTCTATGTGTTTGAGGTAAAGCCTCAAAGAGATATTGTAACGAGCTGAACTGTAAATTATTACGGTTCTGTAGAGCAGACGTGCTTTTTTAGTTGCAAGAGGAACAAAACACAAATGGGATCCTGTTGTTATATCCCTTCCCCTTCAAGTTCCCATCTTTTAGCGACTGACTTCTTCTCTTGGGGTTTCAAGAGCTCCAAGCTTCCTTTTTTGGTAAGTTCCCATGATTAAGTTGTTAATTACTAGCTTCATATAAACACACTTGGCAACAGAACAATCACTCCTCTATATCATATGccattatcaaaaaatatttacggctatatatatatatatatatattactaaaaccCCAACATAATGAACTATGTTTAAAGTCTCCAGTACTAAGAACATTgtacttcatttttattttattttttaaattgaatagTTATTTGCTTCCTTCATTGACTATGGTGTTTTCTATTCCTGTATTATCCTTCATGGCTGGTGCCTTAtagatattttctttcttgtaaGTTGTAGCCTATGCTTCCTAATTTTCTATCTACTCACTGTAAGCAGCAAAACAGAAGGTTTGATAGGTCCCAAAGAGCTTCAAAAATTTGCGGTTACTATGGATTGAGGACGCCTCCTTATAAGCTTGTAAGTGATTTTATTGGTTATATGCATACCAGTAATCCATTTGCAGGCCCATAATGATAACTTCAGCTAAGTCACTTCTACAATTCCATAAAATGTGTGTCGACACAATCAAGAGTCAAAATGTGTTAAGAACCTAGTTTTGCCTAACACATGTACTTGTGGATGTTATGTTAAGGTTGTACCTTGTATTAGCACTTGTGTGTAAGGTATTGGCCTTGCCTTGGCAGCCTTAATAATTGAAGCATGTGACTAAAGAGTTAAATTAAACATGTTTGTATTACTAGTTAGTTACAAGCTGGTAGTAGTTGCTGCCTAGCTGGCAGATTAGTTAGGCAGTTAGTTATAGTTATTAGCCAAGTATGTTAGCTAATATTGGCCTTTTCTGGTGTAATACACAACTAGGCCTTCCTATATTACGCTGATTTCTGCTTGTAATCATTCATTCAGAATCTATTAAGCAAAGTTAGTCTCTCaaacctctcttttctctctaatctctcttctttctctagGAGGCTTGGCTACCTCAAACTAGCCACCCAAATACCACATCCCCACTGAGCTAGGCTCTTAGTAAAGTGCTTTTGAATATATTGTAATAGTTTTTATGTGCTTTAGTGGAGTCTCATCAGCTGATTCACCTTGAAGATATAATCTAACCTTTTTACCTTTTAAGTTCCTTGAATGCTTGGAAATGATTCTCCAAATTTCTACTTGTAGCGGTCGTTCTTAATGTAATTTATATTGAATCACATCACAGGCTCGTTAGTAGGATAATTTCTTAGAAATTCTTTTAGTAAATTGCAAGTGTGTAACcccttattctctctctctctctctctctctcaaaggaCTGGAATATGTTTACAGATGGCATATCGTTGAAATGTTATGCTGAGTGTGTCTAGTATGTTTTATTTCATCAGCAAATTTAAGAAATTGGAAACGTTGAAAGAGACAAGGTTTTATGAGTTTGGATATATATTGAGTGAACAAATAGAATGATACCCAAATTCTGACATGGTTTATGATGTCCCTCACCTCCGGGGAACGttatatcaaaaattaatttcatcAGATAAATATTAGTATATCAGTATTAACTATTAAGTGTTTTGTTTATCCTTGTCCTTGTTATAAAGGATAGAGAAGTTGTAGATGAAAAGTAAACCTATTTAAACATGTTGGAAATAGAATTTCATTCTAATAAGTGTGGGTGTGGGAGAATATGCCATTTTACATatctaatgaagaaaaaaaaattatctattcaAAAGTTGGATTTAATACCAAGTCACTGCAGTTTGTGACAATTCCCTGGAGGTGTCTCTCCTTAATTAATgaatttcatcttcttcttctttttttttctttttttctgaacTTATCTGCACtggttttctatttttaggATGCTTTAGAACCATATATGAGTCTGAAGACACTGGAGATGCATTGGGGAGGACATCATCGAAATTATGTAGAAGGATTGAACAAGCAGTTGGAGAAGAATGATATACTATATGGCTTCACTATGGATGAGCTTGTCAAAGTAACATATAACAATGGAAACCCCTTGCCAGAATTCAACAATGCTGCCCAGGTACTTTCTAGATTGTAGCTAATTGCTAACTGCCTGGACTTGAACATTATAAGTTGTTTgaccgatttttttttttggttataatttattagaaaattttattagaatatcAAAAAAGTTTCACCCAAAgtatacaggaagtatacaCTAGGGACAAgaactataaaaaaaacacaaattgcaAGCATCCATCaaagaaaaaactgaaaaaaaaataaataaatagaatgaCTGCCTATTACAAACAACCAATCCAATAAGGTTTTGAAGAAGAACAATTTAAGGTCAGGAATTGTCCTTTCAGAATCCTCAAAACTCTAGTTATTTCTTTCCCGCCATATGCACCACATCAAGCAATGAGGAACAATCATCCATGTAACACCATTCCGATGTAGCCCAAATTTCCCTTGCCAACAAGCTAAAAGGTCAACCACCATCTtcggcataacccaatgaataccAAACAAAGAGAATATCATTAGCCCACAATTCCATAGCAATTAGACAATGGATAAGGAGGTGATCTACTAATTCTCCATTGCTTTTACACATAAAACAccaatctaaaatctaaattttctgCAGCCATTAATTATCAATTGTCAAAATCTGCCCCAAAGTTgcagtcccaaaaaaaaataaaactttagatGGAACACCTAATTTGGCATTTAGTGATCTTGATCAGTATCTTTGagtcaaaattttcagtttGGTTCTTAAAAACTGAAGTCCTCTTTTTTGGAAGACaagttaattttgaaaattaatttttcgtgtttaataattttttggggGCATGTTCTTAAAATGAGAATATTAAGGTGGATAAGTGGAAATACAAAGTTAGGATTTGAAATGAAGAAATCCCCTTTGATATAGGGGTGACTCATTTGAGAGATTTGCATGAGATAGTTTAGTCATGTGCAAAGGAGAAAAATCAATGTACTAATGACGAGTGATTTGATTCAAATCGAGGAATTAAAAGATGTAGAAGAAGACCTAAAATAACATTGGTAGAACTAGTAAAAACAAGACATGTTAATTAAAAAGATGATAGATTGGATGATTTTGGATGGGATAGAATGGCAAAGAAGAATGCACGTGCCCAACCTCGATTAATCTTTTAAGGATCTATAGTTGACCCCAAATTTGGGACTGAGACTTGTTGTTTAATATTGTTTTGGGGGCAAGTAGGCTCTATCCAGCATATGTTGAATAGGGTGACTTTTGTGAGAAATTAAATCTAAGTATGATATAACTATGGGAAATCTCCAATATATTTTCTATCTATTCTAAAATTCTTGGtcaaaaattttagcaattatcttcttctttttttttactgttaattttgcgtgtatatatatatctggAATCAACCTCTCCAATAAATTGGCGGTAAGGCACTAAGGCTATCTACCATGACCTCTCCTATACCCTGCAAAAGTGGGAGGTTTGTGCATTGGCTACGACCTTGCATGTGTGTacatttatatgtgtgtgtgtgtgtgtgtgtgtgtgggtatgaaaatttaattataaagtCAACTCTTGAAACCCCCCacccccaaagaaaaaaagaaaaaaaaaatgcaaatgaatgcaagaaaatataaagggagaaaAGGCACTAATGAATCTTGATTTGCAGGTTTGGAATCATGACTTCTTTTGGGAAAGCATGCAACCTGGAGGAGGGGACATGCCCAAACTAGGTGTTCTCCAGCAGattgaaaaggattttggttCATTTACAAATTTCAGGGAGAAGTTTGTAGAAGCAGCACTCACACTATTTGGCTCTGGCTGGGTTTGGCTTGTTTGTAAGTTCATTTAATTTTGACTTTTTAACACTAAGATGAGCAATACTCTTTTGGCCTCACTGGCCTGTTTAGTCATCTGCTAGAGGTTTGATTGGCTATTTAAGTTTCACTTATTTGAAATCCTCCTGTACtgcatataaatattttatacctTTATTAATTGGTAAGAAGTTACATATGCACCTAGTGGGTCTTAAACCCACAACCATGCCATCCATCCCTTTATTATGGGAAGAGGTGTGCCAGTTGAGTATCTCATTGGCAAATATTTTatacttaattaaattcaagatTTAGTATCTCATAGTAAatactgcttattttatttattatatatccattctctctctctctctctctctctatatatatatatatatatatatatatattaaacatggTAGACTAAGCTAAgagtttcattttattatttattgctttGACCTTTCTGGGGAAATTGAGATCTTTTATGAACCTCATCATATGTTATGTAATTTTTCCATATTTTTGAATATCTCTTTATGACTCCATGGCCCCAATGGATTGCTTCATCTTCACTTTGCtgcttgatttcttagattTTCTGAACTTTAGAAACTAGATACCCATCAGAAACCATGTACTAAAATTTGCCACTTCTTCATAAGTGTTACCTCACTGAAATATAATTTGGGATATTCAGTTGATCATTTAAACATCTCTAGTGTATGGTGGATGGATGTGGTTGATGAAATCATGCTTGACCTGCTTCAAACAAGGACAAGGACATTCCTGTATTTCGGTTTCCTATGGTTCTTTATTCTTTTGTACTCTTCTGTTTAGTTCATATGTTCTGTATACAAAAATACATAACTTGCCCTCATCTTGAGGACACACATGCATGTACTAATACTTATATCAACTTTTGGATGCTACCATTCTTTGTGAAGATACCTGATGCGGAAGACgcaagaatatttttatttagcattatttatatttgcaagtcaattgtatttttatgttttaggtcctagttgtttattaggctattagtattttattttggaagcaaggttatttttgtaataaggcaattagggtttcctagccaattaaaactagggtttagcaatcctttataagcaacctattgtATTCCTCGAGGagttagttgatattttgatgaatgaaaaaaatggttatttggtctcttttggtctgGTGTTGACTCCAAGTATACCATAGGTGCTGACTCTTAGTAGTTTCCCCGCTTGGTGCTGGCTCCAAGCTTGGTcatatccctttattttattgttgtttaagtTTTGTTCTGATTGTTTTGCGTCAgttttggtatcaaagcaaacGCTAATCTGTTTGAAGCATCGTCGCAAGTCAatccaaaagcaaaaaaagaaaaaagaaaaaaaaagacattcaCTGTATTTTTCCATCACCAGAAATCCAGCCACCATACCACCTCCAAAATCCCTTTGCCACATCTCTGCCAAACCAACATCAGAAAACTATTTGTCAATACCCATGGGGCCACACGTATCAAGCCACATAAGGGTTACCCATCAACCCAAGCCCTTTGACCCAACAATCAACAAACCCCACAGCCAGACCTGGTCAGGTTCTTTCAAAAGGTTTCTTCACACGCCACGCTGCCATGCCAATAAAAGCGCCAACCAATTCCCTGGCCACTTTGAGTTCCTCCTTTGTCTCAGTGCAACACCACTCCACCTTGCCGTCTTAGAGTACCACGCCACCAACCCACTCCACTAGAACATACCGCAAGAATTCGTTAATGTTGATCTCACCCTATCGTCCCAAGGCCGCTGCCCACAGCCATCACAAGACCGCTGCTGTTGCAACAAATAGCCAGTCCATCGACCCCATATCAGAGGTAACCCAATAGTCCCATCTGAGTTTTTCTTCCTAGCGGCACCAGCGTCCAGTTTCACTCTCAATACACACTTGTTTCAGCCCATGAAAGACATACCAACCCAACTTgccactaaaaaataaaaaaagttgaaagcCCAAGCTCCACCAGCccaattgccaaaaaaaaaaaaactattaaaccCAGAAGCCAACTTGTGCACTTCAACTTTGAGCAGAAAATTTAGTTTCAATCCCCGTGTTCACTATTTTGTGCCACATAGCTGAAATGACTTCCTTTGATAGAAAGCTTGAGAAGCAACGTAAAGATAGAGAATTTGAGAAGCAAATTAAGGAGTATGGGAATAAACTCCTTAACCCTCCTTCCTCCATTCATGATCTTCTCACTCTTCTTGATaaagttgaaaatttgttttcatATGTGGAGCACgtgaagaaacaaaataagctAGTAACTAGAGAAGAgatgaataaaataattgtattatTACTTGCTTATTCTTATGATTAAATAGAGAAACCCTAAACGTATAATGGGAATACAATAACAGAAATAGGAAATCAAATAATCTCTAATTACTCAGCTTCCTTCTCTGAATATTTCCTTCACCTTCACGCCCAAGATTATACCATATATAGCTTTCCACACATACCATACATAGAATCTgtcaacactccccctcaagttgAGGCGTAGATATCTCTCATGCCCAGCTTGTCCAGAATTCTATGGAAGTGATTAGTTGCTGCCCCCTTTGTCAAgatgtctgcaagttgatctcAAGTTCTTACATATGGAGTACAAATGATGCCTTTGCTCAGTTTCTCCTTGATAAAGTTTCTATCAATTTCAATATATTTCGTCCGATCATGTAGAACTGGATTATGAGCAATATTAATTGCTGCTTTATTGTCACAAAACAGCTTGATGGGATCCTTACTGTCATATTCAAGCTCCCTTAATAATATCTTCATGCATAATATCTCACATATCCCATGAGCCATTTCTCTAAACTCAGCCTCTGCACTGAATCTTGCAACCATTGATTGTTTCTTACTCCAAAGGTGGAGCGTTGATCTATGATTGAACCAGCCTAATCAGCATTTGTATAGGCTTCTATCTTCAAGTGATCATGACGAGCAAATGGTACTCCTTTACCCGGTGAGGATTTCAAGTAACGGAGAATTCTATGAACAGCTTTCATATTTGTCTCTTGTGGTGAATGCATAAACTGACTTACCACACTTACCACATGAGCAATATCTAGTCTAGTGTGTGATAAGTAGATTAGTCTGCCAACTAGTCGCTGGTATCTCCTTTTTTCTACTAGGGGCTGTTGTGCTCCTCTCCCAACTTGACATTCTACTCTATTGGATTATCAATAGCTTTGCACCCTAACTGATGCAGCCACTCTCTATCCTTAGGCCAGCCAACCAACCCCCCCTCTACCATTAGGATTGACAAACAGCCaatcaaccccccccccctttacCATTAGGACTGACAACCAGCCACCCTCTACAAGCCAAACAGCCAACCAACCTTTCTGACCTCTTAGGACAGCCAGTAGCCCCTTATTTTGACTTCTCATTTCTGCCATGTATCCTCTTTAATTACAGCTTTGACTTATGTAACTATTAGCTACTTTATTTCCTAATAGTTAGAGATTATAAATAGGCTAGCTATGTAAGAGTacaatcagtttttgatgtgAATATAATTTAGTTTCAGACCTGGACAGAAACTTGTTTCTCCAGTTTCTCTGTAATTCCAGctttaattcttaattttaatgCAATTCTAGTTCAAGTTCTCAATCAATTGATCTTGATTTCCATCATTTGGCATCAGAGCACAGATCTagtcctcttttttttccctaccaCTTTGATCATTTGAGCCCTAGATTTCCTtgtgtttctttgttttctccCTTCATTCAAGATCCTAGAATTAGATCTAGGTTCCTTGTGACAATAAAATCTGTGGTTGTTGCAAATATCATAGATTTGATCACTTGTGCTGTTACttctatttacaatttttttcaaagattgTGAAGCTTCTAATGGCTCAAAGAAGGAGAGGAAGGAGAGGTGGAATAAGGGGGAATCAAATGGATGTTGGGGAAGGAGTTGAAGCCAACCCTCCAATGGGGAGGAATGTTGGACGGAATCAAAACATAGAGAGAGAAGACATGATTGCTGAATTAAGGAGACAAGTTGCGGCACTTACGGAGGTGGTGCAGCATATGCAGCCTCCTCATGAGACTACCGATGAGTCCGTTGACTCTCATTCTCATTTTGAAAACCCTTTTGGAGCTCCTCCTAGGGGTAGGCCTTATGTGGAAAGAAATGAGCCAAGGCTTGACTACAAGTTCAAGGTTGAAATTCCAGAATGTCAAGGGAGTCTCAAACCGGAAGACTTTGTAGATTGGCTTAACACCGTTGAAAGGGTGTTTGATTATTATGAAGTTATAGATGAAAAGAAAGTGAAGCTAGTCGCTATTCGCCTTAAAGGAAGAGCTTCCGCTTGGTGGGAACAATTACAAATTTCTCACCAAAGAAGTGGTAAAGTCAAGATCAAGAGTTgggagaagatgaagaaaaagctCCGTGAGCAATTTCTTCCTTTCAACTACACCCAATCAATCTACAAAGACCTACACAACCTTAAGCAAGAGGGAAGTGTAGAGGAGTATACGGAGGCGTTTCACCAACTTGTAGTAAGGGTAGATTTGAATGAAAGTGAAGAACAAATGGTTGCAAGGTACTTGAGTGGATTGAAGCCATCCATCCAAGATGTCCTTAGTCTTCAATCATTGTGGAACGTGTCGGAAGCCTACAACCGGGCTTTACTGGTAGAGAAGCAACAAACTAGGCCAGCTTTAGGTCTGGACAGTGGGGTTTCAGGTCTGGGCAGGGGATTTCTAGCCAATATAAGGTTGGGAATTCAAGTACAAATGGGAGAGGAGAAACTTCTGGTGTTGAACAGCAACCAGCAGGTTCTAAATCTGCTATTGCAGCCCCAAAACAGTCCCAAACAGCCACTGTTGGCGGGGGTAGACAGCAACAGGTGGGTACTTTCAAATGTTTCAAGTGTGGAGAGCCGGGGCATCGATCTTCGGATTGTAGGAAGAAGGCTCTTATGTTGGAGGAAGTAAAAGAGCTTGAACATGAAGATGGAGAACCATCTTTGATCAACCTTCAAATGAAGTTGGTGgtgattttgaagaagaagagggctTGACACTTGTGATGAGAAAGACTCTTCTTGCTCCTAAATTCAATTCCAAAGAAGATTGGTTAAGaaccaatattttttatacaacttGCAGCATTGGAGGAAGAGTTTGTAGTATAATCATCGATGGGGGAAGTTGTGAAAATGTGGTCTATCAGGAGGTGGTTGATAAGTTGAGGCTTGCCACTCAAGATCACCCACATCCCTACAAACTTCCTTGGTTCAAGAAGGGTAATGAGGTGAAAGTAACGAAGCGTTACTTGGTGCCATTTTCTATccggaaaaaatattttgatgaaGTTTGGTGTGATGTAGTACCAATGGATGCGTGCCATATCCTTCTTGGAAGACCTTGGCAATATGATCGCCAAACGATGCATGATGGGAAGAAGAACACCTATACCTTAAGCAAAGACAATCAGCAATTTACTTTGCTGCCAATGAAGGAAAAGGTGACTTCTAAATCCTCTACAACCTCTTTACTTGCTTCTAAAAGCTTCATTCAAGAAAGTCAAGATAGTGGCTACATTTTGGCATTAATTCCAGTCAACACAGTGGCTGGAACTAATGTTCCTAGTGTTGTCACTAAGTTATTACAGCAATATGGTGATGTTTTTCCCCATGAGTTACCTCCTGGCTTGCCTCCTATGCAAGACATTCAACATGCCATTGATTTGGTACCGGGTGCACCCCGTCCAAATAAGGCAGCATATCGTATGGCTCCAAAGGAGAAGGAAGAGTTGCAAAAACAAGTTCAAGAGCTTCTTGATAGAGGCTACATTCGGGCTAATATTAGCCCTTGTGCGGTACCCGCTCTCTTGACTCCTAAGAAGGATGGCTCTTGGAGGATGTGTGTGAATAGTAGAGCTATCAACAAGATCACAATCAAGTATCGTTTTCCAATTCCTGGATTGGATGACATGCTAGATTGCTTGGCTGGTGCAAAGGTGTTTTCCAAGATTGATTTGcgaagtggatatcatcaaattagaaTTCGCCCAGGAGATGAATGCAAGACGGCCTTCAAGATGCATCATGGATTATTTGAATGGCATgttatgccatttggtttgacaTATGCACCTAGCACTTTCATGAGGGTGATGACACAAATGTTGCAACCACTATTAGGGGTTTGTGTTgtgtattttgatgatattttggtgtatagccGCTGTTTGGAGGATCACTTGGTGCATTTACAGCTTGTGCTTGACATTTTGAGGAGAGAAAAGTTTTATGGTAACATGAAAAAGTGTAGCTTTGAGATGGATCAAGTGGTGTTCTTGGGGTATGTTGTGTCTTCCAAAGGAGTGTTCATGGATGAAAACAAGGTTAAGGCAATTGTTGATTGGCCTACACCTTCTAGTGTGCATGAGGTGAGGAGTTTCCATGGTCTTGCTACCTTTTATAGAAGGTTTATTAGCAATTTTAGCACCATTGCAGCACCTCTCACCAATTGTCTCAAACAAAAGTCCTTTGTTTAGACTGATGAAGCCCAAGAAAGCTTCCAActtttgaagaggaagttaacTGAAGCTCCTATTCTTGCCTTGCCCAATTTTGGCAAGATATTTGAGCTTAATTGTGATGCATCAGGAGTGGGAATTGGGGGTGTACTTAGCCAAGAAGGGCAGCCCATAGCATTCTTTAGTGAGAAGTTGAATGAAGCAAAACTTAGGTATTCTACCTATGACAAGGAATTCTATGCTATTGTTGAAGCCATCAAGTATTGGAGTTACTATTTAGCCTACAAGGAGTTTATTCGACACACCGATCATGAGGCTTTGAAATATCTCAATAGCCAATCTATGTGAACAAGAGGCATGCTAAATGGGTAAGCTTTTTGCAGCAATTCACTTTCTCATTGAAACATCAGTCAAGAATTCTCAACAAAGTGGCTGATGGGTTGAGTAAGAGGACTAATTTCTTGGTGGAAATGCAAGCTAAGGTTGCTGGTTTTGAAGCTTTCAAGGAGAATTACCAAGATGACCCACATTTTGGTGATCTATACCAACAATTGCAGCAAGGACAGCAACCTACCAAGTCTGACTTTTGGTTGAAGGATGGATTTCTTTTCAAAGGGCTGAAATTATGTGTGCCTAAATGTTCTCTAAGGGAGTTGATGATTGTTGAACAACATAATTTGGGGCATTTTGGAAATCAAAGACCCTAGAATTCCTTAAACAAGACTACTTTTGGCCGGGAATGACTAAAGATGTTGAGCGGCATGTTCAAAGGTGCCAAGTTTGTCAAAGAGGAAAGGGTAAAACCACTAATGCAGGTCTGTATTTACCCCTTCCAGTGCCTAATAAACCATGGGAATATATTAGTATGGATTTTGTTCTTGGCCTTCCACCAAC comes from Castanea sativa cultivar Marrone di Chiusa Pesio chromosome 3, ASM4071231v1 and encodes:
- the LOC142629359 gene encoding superoxide dismutase [Fe] 3, chloroplastic isoform X1, with amino-acid sequence MGSCCYIPSPSSSHLLATDFFSWGFKSSKLPFLPMLPNFLSTHCKQQNRRFDRSQRASKICGYYGLRTPPYKLDALEPYMSLKTLEMHWGGHHRNYVEGLNKQLEKNDILYGFTMDELVKVTYNNGNPLPEFNNAAQVWNHDFFWESMQPGGGDMPKLGVLQQIEKDFGSFTNFREKFVEAALTLFGSGWVWLVLKKEERRLAVIKTSNSTCPLVWDDIPIISLDMWEHAYYPDYKNDKGKYVNVFMNHLVSWNVAMARMARAEAFVNLGEPKIPIA
- the LOC142629359 gene encoding superoxide dismutase [Fe] 3, chloroplastic isoform X2; translated protein: MGSCCYIPSPSSSHLLATDFFSWGFKSSKLPFLQNRRFDRSQRASKICGYYGLRTPPYKLDALEPYMSLKTLEMHWGGHHRNYVEGLNKQLEKNDILYGFTMDELVKVTYNNGNPLPEFNNAAQVWNHDFFWESMQPGGGDMPKLGVLQQIEKDFGSFTNFREKFVEAALTLFGSGWVWLVLKKEERRLAVIKTSNSTCPLVWDDIPIISLDMWEHAYYPDYKNDKGKYVNVFMNHLVSWNVAMARMARAEAFVNLGEPKIPIA